GCTTGGACAACGCAACGCCAGGTGGGCAACGGCTGGAACGGCATGAAGTTGTTTAAATAAATGCCACGGGGGTGGCGAACGGGAACCGGGGCGCGGTCAAGAGCTGCGCTGGAACTGCGCTAAGCTAGGACTCGCTCAAGGGATTTTCCCGGGGCATTGCGGGCGGGACTGGTCAATAATTCTCACAGCCCCTAGAACACTGAGCGGGCAAAACACCCCCGAAACGCGGTATCCCTGATTTGGAAACGCGCATGGGTCAACGCAGCTTTGCTTCCGCTTTTCAGGCTGACATAAATGGGCATAGCGAAAGTTGTCTTACCTCCCGCGCTACACTATGGGTTTAGACGACTTGAGACTTGATTGGGGGAATCGGTATGACGTTCGCCGAAATGCATCACTCTGCCGAGGATTCACCTCTGGACCAAAAGACGACTTCGGTAATGCTGGCGATACTGGACGCCGCTTCCAAAGACAAACTCCTGATTACAGCCACAAAGCTCGTTAAGCTGCTCTACCTCCTTGATCTCAAGCAGATCGCTTCCGGAAGCCAGCCCGCCACTGCAATCGAGTGGCGTTGGCGGCACTACGGACCTTATTCCGATGCGATCTACTTCGCGGAGCAGAAGCTGTGCCGCGAAGGCTACATCCATTCTGAGGATCGTCAGTGGTCTAGCAGCAGGGGACGAGTATTAACTCTGGTTGGTGGGGCAAAGTATGTCAGCCCTGAACCGGACATCATCGCCCGTATCGATGAAGTGATCAGGGAGTTCGGCACGCTAACGCCCACGCAAATTAAAGAACATACGTACAAAACAGCGCCGATGCTGGCAGCACAGAGAGCAGGAGAGCGAGAAGTGCTTCTTGATATGAGGCTTGCGCGACCCAAGCTCAACGTTTCAAGGGTTGCGGCTAGGTATGCTGCCCGACGTGCCGCAACAAACAAAGAGGCATATAACGATGCCGAAGCTCAATCCGAGCTTCTCCGAGTGGTTTCCGCTACTGCCGGGACTCGCCACCGTGCGAACAAGCTGCTCGACGCATGAGCAGGCAGATTGAGGCTGGTGGCGTCTACTTGGTCCCAGACCACAGCGTGAAGCTGCCACCGGAAGAAGATCGCGAGACTCATCCCCAACGCACTGTGTTGGTTGTTTCCCACGACAAGATCAACCAGAGCGGGGACTGGGCAGTCATTATGGTCGCTCCTATCTCTGGCTCAACCCGCTTTCGGACCCAGTACTGCGTAAAGCTCAGCGCGGGTGAGGGCAACGTGACCAAGAAGTGCTGGGTACGAACCAGCGCCGTTCAGCCCCTCGCAAAGTCAGAACTCGGAGACTACATGGGCAAAGTCTCCGAGGAGAGGCTGCAAGATGTCATGCAGGAACTGCTTTCGATCTTGCCGCTTGCAGTCGAAGACGACGACATTGTGGAATGGTCCGATGAGCAGGAAGCGTCCACGGGAATCCCACTAGCTCCAGTCGCGCCTCTTCCCAGCACGGTATTCGTGGGGAGCGCATAAACGCTTTAGGGTACGGCAGGCTGACCAGCAAGGAGGACACCACGCTCCCGACTCGAAATCACGCACGTCGTAGCAGAGGTCGCTTTGATGACTGCCGCAGCTCTCGTCCAGTGATGACACCCGTGTCCGTGGCGCGGGACTGGTCCGTATCGAAGATGCCTCCGGGCTTAGACCTTCACACGCTTGGTTGACCCGGCGGAAGGAACTGTGACGGTACCGCCAAATGCTCTCTAGAGGCACCGGGTGGAAGGTCTTGGAGGTTCCGGACCATCAAGATTTCGGGACACTTGAGAACGCGTTCGGCAACGGCATTGCCAAAGGCGAGAACGCGCTGCTCAAGGAACTCACTCATGTGCTTTGCCTGAACAACTTGGATTTTTACCGTTGTCTGCAAATTTTTGGTCTTAATTTGACGGGTCACGTTGGTCCACGGCACGGATACAGCGACGATCTCGTCTAGGTCCGTGTTGACTTCGAATATTTCGTTTGAGGTGACGAGGATCGGCATCGTAAGAGAGTTGTGTGACTGCTCTCCACCTTGGAGCGGTCCGGTCCTGCCACCACGATTCACCTGCTGATAATGGGACATTGCCTTCACCATGGGCATGACGATGCCGTCGAAGATGTGAGAGTTGCCTGCGAACCAGTCAGAGCCCTTGCGCTCCATGGCAATCAACTGGTTGCCAACGAAGTGCTCGTCCGTTGGGTTACCGGCAATGTTATTCAGCCCAAGAAGTTCCATAAGTGACGAATGGTGGACCGATTGCATGGCAGACCCGTTTGGATGAGGAGTCCGCCCTACCTCGATATGCGAAGCCCAGAATGAGTAGCCGCCCCTCATGCCTCCCAGCTCATTGTCGTTCGGCGTGTGTCCGATGACGACATAGGGCGATTTGGGGTTCTTGCACTCGATAATGAGGCGAATCCCAAAGACACAATTTCGCCTTTCGTGTATGAAGAAAGGCTTCCACCCGAACACGTCTATCTCACGCGACTTGCCTTCCTCCGGGTCGTCATAGGCGCGGGATATGTCAGCGTAGAAACCGTGGTTCTCGACCACTCGGAACATCTCTTGTTCGAGAAGAAAGCCCGTCACCTTGAGGGCTGACAGCACTTGCTCTGGCGATGGTCCGTGGGCGTTCACTGATTCACCCCTGCTCACGCGTTGACCAGATCAGCGAACAGCTCCGCCTGTGACAGCACCAGCGTCGTAGCCTTGTCTGAATCCTCCGGCGGGTAGCCGTGACGCGACAACAGGAACCGAATCTTCATACGTAGGCTCGCTCGCACCTGCTCCTTGAGGTTCCAGTCCGTCTTAGCGTCCTTCCGCACCAGCTCTACAAGCTCGTGAGCGATGGTGAGAAGCTTCTCGTGGTCCATCTCCGTACGAGCCACACTGTCGTCGCTCAGGGCGTTGTAGAAGGCTAGTTCATCTTCCCGGATTCCAAGCTTTTCAGCCTTGGTGTCCTCCGCCTTCATCTGCTTCGCGAGTTCGACCATCTCGGCAATGACCTGTGCTGCGGTGATCGCCTTGTTCCGGTAAGCCAGAATCGATTTCTGGAGCATCTCGGAGAACTTCTTACTGGTCACGATGTCGCGACTAGTCCGGCTCTTCACTTCCTGCTCCAGCATCCGCCGAAGCGCTTCGATTTGGAGGTTGGGAGTGGGGGACTTTCTGAACTTCTCCACGAACGAATCGTCGATCACGGAAATGTCGGGAGCGTCCATCCCGACCTCCGCGTAGAGGTCGATAACACCTTCTCCGGAAAGCGCCGACGAGACGATCTGCTGGATGGCGATGTCGATAGCGATCCTGCCTTTGTCGTCACCTTCAAGATCGTCCTTCTTGCCAAATGTCGTCCGAACCGAGTTGAAGAATTTCACGTCGTCCACGACGCCGAGTTCCTCCACGGCAGGGGTAGCCGCCCTGTGAAGGCGGTCAAGCTGTCCGGAATATGCGATGAAACGGCTCTGAAGGGATTCTTTGGTGTCGCTCAGCCCCGCATCCCTGTCGTGGGAGTAGATGTACTCCCCAGCGAGTCCTACGGCTTCCAGCCACGCGGCGGGAGTACCGGCTGCAAGGTTCGCACGCCAGTCGTGGGCATGAAGCATGTCGCAAACAATGCCGTGGAGTTCATGGACCTTAGGCACCAGTTCCTCACGGATATCCTGCCCGACCTCGTGGTTCTCCTGATCCCTAGACGTGTAATTGGTCAGCGCAGACTTGAGGTCTTCAGCGATCCCCAAGTAGTCGACAACCAGTCCGGATTCTTTGTCCTTG
This Paenarthrobacter sp. GOM3 DNA region includes the following protein-coding sequences:
- a CDS encoding type II toxin-antitoxin system PemK/MazF family toxin, with amino-acid sequence MSRQIEAGGVYLVPDHSVKLPPEEDRETHPQRTVLVVSHDKINQSGDWAVIMVAPISGSTRFRTQYCVKLSAGEGNVTKKCWVRTSAVQPLAKSELGDYMGKVSEERLQDVMQELLSILPLAVEDDDIVEWSDEQEASTGIPLAPVAPLPSTVFVGSA
- a CDS encoding type II toxin-antitoxin system antitoxin SocA domain-containing protein encodes the protein MTFAEMHHSAEDSPLDQKTTSVMLAILDAASKDKLLITATKLVKLLYLLDLKQIASGSQPATAIEWRWRHYGPYSDAIYFAEQKLCREGYIHSEDRQWSSSRGRVLTLVGGAKYVSPEPDIIARIDEVIREFGTLTPTQIKEHTYKTAPMLAAQRAGEREVLLDMRLARPKLNVSRVAARYAARRAATNKEAYNDAEAQSELLRVVSATAGTRHRANKLLDA